TGCtcgtatttctttttttttttttttttttttttttttacaagaagaCATCCTTTGACTCAGCGGCCAATCTGAATAATGCATAAGTAGCTATAAAATCTGGGACCAATGAGCGCAATCCACATCATCTAAATGTCAGACAGACTGGTTTACTTGAAGCATTGTTCACATATCCCAGGATCATGAACTCTAAACCAAACTAGAGTATCTTCAGAATTTCAAATGAATGCAGCAGACCATCATATTTACAGTGAATTGACTCCTCATTGACATCCACTGTCACAGTACAAACTTCTTCACAAACACCGTACTTTAAGTGCCAAATATCATCAACCCTGTGTGAAAGTCATCTTCACTTTTGCTATAAagtcaacacattttcaaaaatgcaaTCAAACAAACTAGCAAGGCTACAGACCTGATGCAACAGATTCTAATGATGAAACAGAACTCAGTTTGAAGTGGAGGGAACCATACAGCAGACAGAAATTGAGGACATTTTGTCAGGTCTATGATATTCTGTTACACAGACGCCCCCTTGACCTCCAACATTGAGAAATTCAAAAGAAATTCAAATTGAGCAGCTCTCAAACTGAGCAATTCCACATATATACTTGAAATAAATGCATGCCCACATATTTActacacagtcacacactgaTGATCAGGCTACAAaaattgtgaaagaaaaacCTGGGATTGTCAAAGCTCCCTTGGACATGACAGGGGGCGGATGAGTGCCGACTCTAAATCTAGCTTTCCATATTAACGAGAGGCTCCTCTGGGTGCCTGTGCAGCATAGAGTCTCAATTACTTAATTGATCTAAttatggaaagaaaataaagtggaGAAACCTCTGGCCCTCTAGGAATTGGGCTAAAGCCCCCCGTTGGTGTCTGAGGGAGCGATGACTTGCAGTTCATTCCTATTTCTGACTTGAGCACCATGTTTCTCGCATGCAAGGGCAAGGGGACCGCAAGTAGGAATTCAAGGCACCGCCAACCTCATGAcgaagcaacaaaaaaaaaaaacaccgcCATATTTGCAAGTGCCCTGGTTGCCCTGACAGTGACAGAGACAATTGAACATAGAGAGTGGGAAGCGCTCGAATCCTTCGTGgatgacaaatgaaaaacattttcagtaaacAGGCATTCTTCTCTGTAGAAATTTCATgcacacatttctctttttcttcgtCCTCTTCTACTTCTCAGAAAATGTTGCTTTGAGGTAATAACGTCTCCATTTCATTTCCAAAAGGATCAACTGTCATCCACAGACAGGGCAAGGACTCAACAGATTCTAGCAAGCACCCATATAAACTGAGGGGATAAATGACACCTCTCCATCCCTGCATatcacaaaatgatgaaaatcaTAAAAGCAGCAAAGAATGGCATTTCCATAATTTCTAATACAAAGGAAGCTAcccaaatatacatataaagttTGAATAAATACTATCAGATATAGtggtatttctttcttttacagtccatgttgtcttttgtgtttgtacGTACGTATACGGTATTTATGTTACCTGGGAAATAATCCACATGTGCAAATAAGTCTGTTATTGCCAGTTTTTGCCTCATCATATTCGGGGTAGGAAGTGCGTTACAGTCATGGCAGTGGTGGCCTTGTTGCCCCTCTTCACGCGGCCATGCTTGCTGAGTGCTATGTAGGAGCCTCTGTAAACCAGAGACTCGTAGGCGTTGTAGTTGTTTGGGAGCAAGCTCTCCTTGAACTTGCACTCGTCATGGAAGACTCTCTGGAgagaacaaagagacagacagcagtTTTTAGTTTGAAGCTATGATGGGAGAGCactaaaaaactatttaaaaaggttCTGTTCAATGCACAAAAGGTTAAAGCTAAATATTAGATTAAACACAGCAATGTTAGAGTTATCTTTGTGCAATCTCCCAGCAGCGCTAACAGCTCATAAATATTAGGTGTATTGAGtttgctcctttaaaaaaaaggtattaatTGAACTAAATTAAACCAAACACAGATAGCCACATCAAGTACTTAATGTGATaatattcaaaatacaaaagGAAACTTTATGGAGTGATGGTGTattcacagaagaaaaaaagtgcaaaaatttGAAAACAGAACTTAAAGAGTAGAATTGCATTTTGATAGATTTGCAGAGGTAGTTGATTAAATTGATACCACTCACCtgtctgtactgtaaatatgaatgtgCAACCAGGAGAagtttagcttagtttagcttagcttagcttgaAGCATAGGGAGACAGGTAGATGCTGTAACCAAAGGTAGCAAAATCTGCCTACCGGTACCTACAAAGCTCTTTATGTCAAGATATGTtatatcttgtgtttttaatcagtCGTCCTACATAAATCCAAGAACAAACCAGAACTCTATGTTTTTTCACATGTCTCCTGGCTACAGTAAACAGACTTATCTAAATGTTTGCAGTAAAGCAAATAAAcctattttccaaaatgtcaaactattcctttaaaatgaaaacacaaaaacactatttaaacaatacaaataagCACAGTAATCACAGTAAACCTTGATATGAATAAACAATATCAGGAAGATTTAAGGTGCAAGAGCACTGATCACTATTCTACACATAAAGCCCCGccaagatcattttaaaatacacatatCAGTCACTGAAGAACAATACGACTTCTCTGCTACAGTGCTGACAGTGTATGACTGGTAAagtgtgcagcagcagagcaaaTACTCTCCACCAGAAGTCATGCGGCCTAATTCAATCTCTTATCAGATCATCAGCCAACTCTCAAGCTAACGCTTCATCACTCATGACCAGATAACCGACTCTCATTGTGTCTGTCAAATATGTTCGCCACAGAGTGCAAACCAGTGGCAATGTGTCAGCAGGGCTCTACTAAACACAATGTTTCCTCCCGAGCACCagcaacatttatatatttatagccATGATAACTCCAATTATTTAACTACAGTATGATCTACCCCTGGAGcaaaattgtaattaaaaaacaaacaaacaaaaaaaactttcgAACCACATCAACTGGATGACTTAATCTTATCTCAAGAaggaaaggataaaaaaaacataattcaaccACGAGTggtttaaaagtaaaacttgGTTAACCTCTagcatattataaaaaaaaaaacaagagttgtGTATCGCAGCTTGGCAGTGCTTACAAACTTGGAATTTAACAATCAACCGTCAGACTCAAAGAAAACAGGCATGTTCTTGGCAGAATTCAAACCTGTATTAAACTTTGTGGGAAGTGAAAAATTGCCTTGCGTGGCCATGACGAGTCTGCTGGTATCTTAAACACTGGCATTTTAAGATAAATATTTGAGACTATGTGCGAGGGAGACTCCAGACTATAGGATCCTTTACTATGCTGAACCCTATTTTAAGGGCACTTCAGCCATTATTCAAAAAGATCATTTGGAATGCATGTACAATGTTTACAAAGATGAGTTACTCAATAGATAACAGGCACCTTTCGTTGCTGGTCATGTGTAGGCTATTATATTTTGAGTGATTTTAAACATTGTCCTTTGGTGGCCCTATATGTTGGTATGGTAAGATATGTCGTCAGATCTCCATTGTGTGATTTAAGACGGCATTATTCGGCTGGAATATTGTCATCTCTGCGGCTGGTAATACATTGGTCACAGCAAGCTCAgtgtcttctttctctcacttgcACGCAGTTTATTGGTTGTGAGAGTCAGATTCAATGTGATGCATCTATGTATGCTGGGATTGCATAATCAAATGTTCTTGTATGAATTGTGTGACCccactcacattttttttataccaaaatCACCACCACTAATGtgaactaaaaatgtaaatggccCGTTTAAGATTTGTTTCATGTTGTAGGTGGGAGGAGCTGCTGGTGGGTAAGTTGGGGCCTTTGCCTCccaggatgtgtgtgttgtgcactGCCCTGCAAAATAAACGCTTTGCCGTTAAAATCGATTTCCAGCTCTGCTGACAGGTTTTTATTGCGTCAGGGggtttcccctcctcctcctcctcctcctcctcctcctcagccacACACAGGACCACATTACAGGCGCGTGGACTGAACCCTGCATCTGTTAACCTCATCATTATTTACCAATAGGGCACCAGGCCTAGCACACTGGCTTTAAATAGAGCTTCATACATTCCTGATGAAATTAACATATTGGGACTTCGCAACGTATAATGATCAGCCCCCCTGCTGGCAGATAGGGCGGCATCCCAAAATAtgactggcaaaaaaaaaaaaaaaaagaaaagaaaaaaaaaaaaaaaaaggctgatcGAGCTGCAAGTGCGTCCTAATTCCAGGATCCCATTAACTAACATTGCTGgacaataaatgaaatactgtgCATACCTACCGTTCCGTATAACCTCCCACGGCTGTTCATTGCGACAAACAACTCACTCCTCACCCCATACAGGCTCACCACTCCTCTGTCCACCGTAGAGATCTCTATTAGACCTGACACAAGACAAAGAATATAACATTAGAGTGCAAATACAATGAAATAGCAACCGATCATCCTGGCTGATTCAGTGTTTAATGTAGCattgtgctctctctctctctctctcactctctccctgcGTCTATGGGTGTAACCTTGCAGATTGCTGCGCAGCATGCCGGTGCCTTTGTTCTGCATCCTTCACCCCATCTTACATTTGCACCCAGGCGCGTGCCAATTAAGCGCATTCTTGTTATTGCAATAATTGCAGCAATTGCATGGACGTGCACGGCTATTGGGTCTCTGGACCGCCCTCACAGGGCTGCGTAAAAATAAGTTGTGTCTAAAAGCGTCCATACATTCATGTCATGGTTGAGcttggggggaggaggaggaggaggaggaggaatggggGTGCTCAGCACTGATGGatacttatttgttttaatagatTTGTATCTTGCCGTGGAAGAAATCAATTCCCCCCCCCAAAGAGTCGGATGACATATGATCATGCAAAATGAATAGAGGGGATAGACTAGCCTGCTCATCACAGCTCCATGCTTATTGACTCTGCCTCTCTTTAATGTCTATTGAATTACATTGGTGGAGGTATAACTCACTGTACTGGTTTTCATTATGTACACCGTTTATCCTGCCGTCGGGGAGGACCTGAAGGTGAAACCCGATGCCCACGTTGCAGTAGAGCCTCCGCACTCTTTTGATGCCCAGCAGATAGTCACTCTCCCAGTTCTGCTCCGGTTTCTCCCCGGAGATCCCCAATACAGAGCGGGAGAAGAGGGTCTCCCATCTTTTCTCCAGTAAAGTTGCATTTGTCCTGCTGCTCGGTAAAGGGTACGCTGACACGATCCCCAGCAGAAAGCCCAGGAGAACCACCGCGGTCAGCGTCCAGTGCGGCGTGCCGGCCTCGCAGGACATACTGACGAGGAGCCTTTGCGCAACGGCCATCCGGTTTACCTTCGGGCCACGTGGTCGAAATTAATGACCCTAAAAATACCGCTCTTCTTGTTTTGCTTCCTTCGGCATGCTGGCTGAGGGTTATTTCGGGAGCGCAGATCAGGGCTTTGGGCATGAAACGCAAGCCCcggtgcagaggaggagaggagacgggaGAGTGCGCGGCAGAGCTGgaggtgatggtgatggtgatggcgAGGTTGGTGCTGGTGATTACCATGTTTTGCAGCTCATCcgcgcctctctctctctctctctcacacacacacacactctctctttctctctctctattctcccCCTTGTGTCTTATCCTCTCGGTAATagttcagaataaaaaaaatcctctaaCCACTCACCAAAAACCCTGATTCAACCTTGCCAGGGCTATCGTCGCATCCCCTAGATGACATCATGCTGACTTCGCCGCTGGGACAAtacaagagggagagaaggtgctgacagcagaaaaataaataaataaataaataaataaataaaataccaaaGTGTGTGGAGAGTTGAGGGGAATAGGCTATACCGTCACTGCTGGACTGGGAAAGGGGAGAAAGCTCATTGGTGGCGTTCAGCGGCCGTGGACGCGATGGGACACACGGGCTGCTCCCAAATTGGGTCGATGGTCATATGTCTGTCAGGCCGCTTCCTTATTTAGAAGGAAGGTGTAAAAACAGGCCCACTTGTCACCGGAGAGCAATGACAGGGCTCTTGTGAtcccacttcttcttcttcttcttcttcttcttcttctgctgcgcCGTTCAAGAACTTCCCGCAGTAAATCTGGGAACACAATGCTGGACCAGGAAACCAGCAGGGTGCCCACCAACCCTCTGCCGCTGGAGATCAGGGTTCAAGACCTCCATGTAGGCCAACATCAACCCTTCTGacgtgtccttgagcaagacaccgaCTCCCTCCCCTCAGCTCTAGAACAGTTGGGTAACGGAGGCCCAGACAGGCATTTTTTataaagtatcatgttttttgttttgttgttttttttaacagtacaTCATAACACGTGCATTTCCCATGGTGCACTCGTGAGAACTATGAGGGGCAAACTGGAGAGGCCCGTCATGAAATGGCACACATTGTCAGCATGCCATTCCCTGCAACATGAAAGCCTATCGTCTTTTCCATGTAATAGATAATGCCACCAGCAGCATGCACATGCGTCAGTGAGACCGGTGCAGTTGCGCAgcagcgctctctctctcttgcacacaTCAGTTCCACAAGATTTCCAAAGGATGGCACCATTTCCAAGGTCATTTCTAACCACTCAGCCCTTAGTCGACTGTGGACCAAACTCCAGAGATTTTTTAGACATGTTAGTTACAAAACACTTACAAtgatatgtatgtgtatgtaagataaatataattaaaatgaacttcagatttaataaatttaaaaatttaaataaacaaagttaacaGATCcctttgtattttcattttaaatactcCCAGTACGACCAATAATGCAtccgttttttatttattttgagaagcagaatgtgttaaaaaaaaaatgtactcacAGACATCTCATTACAatgcagttattttattttgtataaaatcTACTTTGTAACTGCATCTTTATACACAATCTGATGGATGTataacaaacaatgaaatacacCTTATTAATATGGCTGACTGCATTTATGATGATAACACAAGTGaatgtaaccctaacccttgagACAAACACTAATTTGAAAAAACCTGATCAATCACATCAAAACACAATGACTTCTGGCCTTAAAATAGTCAGACCATTGGCACTTCTTAAATCCAAAAGACATTTGGTTGAGAGCAAAAGGGACTAAAAAAGAAATCCACCCATCCAGTTAAATATATCTGTTGTGTTTATATGTTAAATTCAACAATAACACGGATCTCCGATAAGAAGAAATAAGTGGTTATATACGAACCAGATAAGGCAGTATTGAAAAATTATGAGGTTTCTGATTtgcaacaggaaaaacaaaaaaatctaaacacagTTGTGTGACAGGAAGAAAGTTTTCAGCTGATAGATGCAGGGTGGAAAATTCTGATAACTTTGAGTATTCTAACTTGCAATATGCTCTGAGATGTTACCACAGTTACAGGATAAAGCAGgtaatgataaataaattatagtTTGATGATGCTTCTATACCACATCTATAcaaataatttatctttttcacAGAAACAGCTTTCGCCCTTGCACCAATGAAAGAGACGAGGCCAATAGTTTAATACGCGCTATTTTGTAATAAaggcataataaataaatacatatgtacaAAAAAGTTTGTAAAATGTACAGGCACTTgtaaaacaacctttttttcttgGACAATTTAGGGTTGAATTCAGGGTGAAAAGGATAATGCAGTTGCTTGAGAGTTCTGTTCTGCAGTGGTGTCGACATGACAAACAAATCCTCTGCCGTTTTTCACTTCCCTCATGCTGAGCACACCTCAGGAAATAAAATCCTTCAGGACTATTTGTATCTGCGGAGACTTATTCATCACCCCTTGTGTACGATCAGACAACCTGGATATAAAATGCTCAAATTGCCTCACTTGGCCGTTGGGAAACAAGCATGGTTTACACCAACCGGCCAACTTCAAAAGCTGAACTGAAGGCCACAATACGATTTAACGTACAGCATCACATGGGCCCGTTCAATACAGTTTATCATGAatggtgtgaaaaaaacaaacctcacACACTCAAGTCATATCCCTCACCGTCTGCTTCAATGTAATGTACCCCCCCACACAGCGCACACACACCTCAACTCTGCCTTTAACCCAGCAATAAACAGTGCCTACTCCCACATAATTTTCAGTAACCAAATATATCCATTTactgtattacttttttttttggtctttaagGAATGGTTGCTATGAAGCGAGCTTCCCTCAGACATCCCCCTACATACAACATTATGTAACAAACACATCTGGATGTCCTAGATTGTCATTTGAGAATATAGTATAACATGAATTTTTAGACAGCagggaaagttttttttatattttatcagtGGCTTTAAAAAGGACAGGATGGGACACTAAAACAATGTAACTAACCTGAGATGACTGTCCTGATCAGGAGCATAGTTGGACAACATGAGAACTCAACTAGACTACATTATTCTTGGTTAGACAGGAGACCTTTGATGCAATATTTCCAGGTTCCAGTAAACAGCTTCCATAGTAGGTAACCTCACCTCAACAGGTTGCATAACAAATTTCCCATAGGGATTTACtgcaaaatgtttcacaaaatatttacagttaAACTGTTGATTAATTAATAGATTGCACAAGATGGGGGGAAAAGCAGAAGATGGGGCCTAACATCAGAGTACAGCTGAATGTACTCAGGTCAGTTTACTTTTGCTGGAGATAACTACTCAGCATTTGAAGACTGTTGATTAATGTCCTCTGTGCCTCTGGAGGAGCTCTGTAGTCCAGGCAAACAACCCTTCAGGTAAACGAGGAAGGCCACTGTGACAATGGTACATCTGAGAGGCggtcattggaaactgtttggaaaaagggcaggcactttcaaaaaatatttggcaggtgattggatgaaccatctgtcaatcaaactcttacagAATACCAGGCAGTAGAAGGGCGGAAAACCTCTTTTCCATCTTTAGGAGCccccattgttgttttgaatgaaCAGTTGTCTCTCTGTGTAGTCGCGTCACACGGGTAGCTACTCACAGGACACTAATCAATCCATGAACTGGTTTGCCGGACACAAAcgcattacttgaagcctgacaagatgTAATTTTGCTTAGTCTTGAGACATCCCTAGATTccagctgccatgcaaggtaaccgaaatgctacacactggccctttaacaGCTAGGGAAGGTCTAATGAAAGATGATAAACTGTTGTGTTATGAGAAATGTCTGCAATATGCACGTTTTTTCTTATCTTGTATGATCCCActtgtaattctttttttatgaaaaggtAGAAACTATCCATTTATCTATCCGTTCttcttttgtgaaaaaaaagacaggccTGTCTCAATAAAATTATGACTAGTCTCCAGACTGGCTTAGTGGTGCTGCAGAtgagtttataaaaaaacaacactatttttaaaatgttgttgttttgaggaATCAAAAAGGCTGTTCTATTAAAAATTGCAGATAGCTCAGgatgaaatcatttaaaaacccATAAAAAGCTAAGAAGGTTTGTATATGAGGTCGATGAGTTCTACAGTAAATCTGTTTGTGGTACCTGAGGAAGGAGACGATGAATAGAAAAGATGTCACAACAAAAAGGTTTTTAGAGAGATTTCTATAGAATTCAATTGCATTCAATAGAGTACCACACCTGACCTGAGGACACAGTTGGTGTTGACTCTTCAGGTAACAATACCTGCCCCATCTCTGAAACTGCTTTTTCTTATAACCTGACACGGACTTCCCAACACAGAGCTTTTATAAGTGCAATCACACGGTACTAGAGCAAGGCATTCTGGAAACGGTAGTGCATCGTTGAGTTCCGCCTATGGAACCTGAAGGAATAATTGATTATTTGTGATTCCAATCGCTTCCACATCTTTTGCATCCAAGTCTCAGTTTTTGAGATCCTTTTGGTCAAAGATGATATGACCAGCCAAGTAGATGGCGATGGAACCGAAGATGACGGAGCAGGCGATATAGGCGGTGACTGACTGTGCGAAGTGAACGATCATGCCCATGAAGAGGGTGGGGAAAacctgagagaggaggaaggtgcTGTCTAAGATGGCAAAGTCTAAACCCACGCCACGTTTCTCATACCCCGACTCGGTCTCTTCATGTTCCGTGCCACCGGAGCTGTGAGATGAGCCATTCTGGATGTGTGGCTGGCTTAAGAAGGCGTGCCCGTAGGGAGTCCCCGTTTTGTGGTTTaatctgtcctcctcttccccaGGAGTCAAATACAAAGAATCCCGCTTGGCTGTAATACCATTTATATGCATGCTTTGGACTTTCCTTTTTGGCATATAGATCTGAAATGAGACAAGAAAAGAGTCAACTCATCAATCATACAGATTATGTCAACACACTGTCATTGTGTAAGAGTCATTAACTCTTTACATACCTCTTTCTCCTTGTGGTACATACAGGTGAGTGTGTAGGGCATAGTCTGCAGTGTGGCGTACGCATAGCCAGTGAGGGACGCCATTATAGTGACCAAGACCACACTTTTTGACAGGCAGATGACCAAAGCAGAGACTGTGAAGGTCACCATGCTGCTTATGTAGACCCACCGTGGGCCAAAACGGCGAACCAAACGATTCATGACCAGGGAGAAGAAGGTTGAGGTAGCACATTGCAAGAACAGGCCCATACTGCCCATACGGACAcctgaaagaaacaaagaaagaaaaacacttttgagCCCAGTAAACTAATAGCTCCTCTCAGACATCCCCTGTAGGTGACATAGCTGTGACAATGACTTCCTTGTTACAAACTGTTGTCCTATCTTGTTGTCAGTACAGAAACTATCTGACATCTGGATTATCTCTGATCATTTCCTTTTATGGCCCATCTAGTGAAAGATGCACAGCA
This is a stretch of genomic DNA from Anoplopoma fimbria isolate UVic2021 breed Golden Eagle Sablefish chromosome 19, Afim_UVic_2022, whole genome shotgun sequence. It encodes these proteins:
- the LOC129108688 gene encoding fibroblast growth factor 4B-like encodes the protein MAVAQRLLVSMSCEAGTPHWTLTAVVLLGFLLGIVSAYPLPSSRTNATLLEKRWETLFSRSVLGISGEKPEQNWESDYLLGIKRVRRLYCNVGIGFHLQVLPDGRINGVHNENQYSLIEISTVDRGVVSLYGVRSELFVAMNSRGRLYGTRVFHDECKFKESLLPNNYNAYESLVYRGSYIALSKHGRVKRGNKATTAMTVTHFLPRI